A genomic stretch from Methanomassiliicoccales archaeon includes:
- a CDS encoding radical SAM protein encodes MIVKESSLQKGLPKKTDSLCPECKKIIPATLFESDGKVMMEKTCPEHGKVTDVYWSDAEMYLKAEKFAYDGTGVTNPAIPNAKVCPFECGLCQLHTSHTALAIVDLTNRCNLKCPICFANANQAGYVVEPGFDVIVKMMENLRAQRPVKTPAIQFSGGEPTIYPKFIEVLAKAKELGFAQIQAASNGIKFAEDLEFFRKAAAAGLNTIYLQFDGLKDEVYMAARGRKLLDIKLKVIENCRKLEHPPSIVLVPTIVKGINDDQVGEIFKFALKNSDVVRGVNFQPVAFTGRISKEEREKGRYTLPDLVKDLEKQTGMISKNDWYPVPSVVPISALASAFLGEEKVTFTTHPHCGLATYLFVKDNTVVPLTRFVDVEGLFKELYEISVKAEKAKIKFPLKIKTLNALKRHMDESKMPEGLTTASFLRLLQSVLGDESKESLAKFSWGMMYVGGMHFQDGYNYDIERVKRCSIHYATPDNRIIPFCAYNGGPLYREEVEKKFAIPIEEWKKTKGNEYV; translated from the coding sequence ATGATCGTAAAAGAGAGTTCACTGCAAAAGGGATTGCCCAAGAAGACCGATTCCCTGTGCCCGGAATGCAAGAAGATAATACCGGCCACGCTTTTCGAGTCGGACGGGAAGGTTATGATGGAGAAGACCTGCCCTGAACATGGGAAGGTCACGGATGTCTATTGGTCAGACGCGGAGATGTATCTCAAGGCCGAGAAGTTCGCCTACGATGGCACCGGTGTCACCAACCCGGCCATCCCTAATGCGAAGGTCTGTCCTTTCGAATGCGGCCTCTGCCAGCTGCACACCAGCCACACCGCGCTGGCGATCGTCGACCTTACCAACCGATGCAACCTGAAATGTCCCATATGCTTCGCCAACGCCAACCAGGCGGGATACGTCGTCGAACCCGGCTTTGACGTGATCGTGAAGATGATGGAGAACCTCAGGGCCCAACGCCCGGTCAAGACCCCGGCCATCCAATTCTCCGGCGGAGAGCCGACCATCTACCCTAAGTTCATCGAAGTGCTTGCGAAGGCAAAAGAGCTCGGTTTCGCACAGATCCAGGCCGCTTCCAACGGCATCAAGTTCGCCGAGGACCTGGAGTTCTTCAGGAAGGCAGCGGCAGCCGGTCTGAACACCATCTACCTGCAGTTCGACGGCCTCAAGGACGAGGTCTACATGGCGGCCCGCGGCAGAAAACTGCTGGACATCAAATTGAAGGTCATAGAGAACTGCCGCAAGCTGGAGCACCCGCCCTCCATCGTCCTGGTGCCGACCATCGTGAAGGGCATCAACGACGACCAGGTAGGGGAGATATTCAAGTTCGCGCTGAAGAACTCGGACGTCGTCCGCGGGGTGAACTTCCAGCCAGTGGCGTTCACCGGCCGCATAAGCAAAGAGGAGAGGGAGAAAGGGCGATACACCCTGCCGGACCTCGTGAAGGATCTGGAAAAGCAGACCGGGATGATATCGAAGAACGATTGGTACCCGGTCCCCTCGGTGGTCCCCATATCAGCATTGGCATCGGCATTCCTGGGAGAGGAGAAGGTCACCTTCACCACCCATCCGCACTGTGGGCTGGCCACTTATCTGTTCGTCAAGGACAACACCGTGGTCCCGCTAACCAGGTTCGTGGACGTGGAGGGCTTGTTCAAGGAGCTCTACGAGATATCCGTCAAGGCGGAGAAGGCCAAGATCAAGTTCCCGCTCAAGATCAAGACGCTTAACGCGCTGAAACGTCATATGGACGAGAGCAAGATGCCCGAAGGTCTGACCACCGCCAGCTTCCTCAGGCTCCTGCAATCGGTCCTGGGAGACGAATCGAAGGAGTCACTGGCCAAGTTCTCCTGGGGCATGATGTACGTGGGCGGAATGCATTTCCAGGATGGCTACAACTATGACATAGAGCGGGTCAAGCGCTGCTCCATCCACTATGCCACTCCGGACAACCGCATCATACCGTTCTGCGCCTATAACGGAGGACCGTTGTACAGGGAAGAGGTGGAGAAGAAGTTCGCCATCCCGATCGAGGAGTGGAAGAAGACCAAAGGAAACGAATACGTGTGA